From Maylandia zebra isolate NMK-2024a linkage group LG11, Mzebra_GT3a, whole genome shotgun sequence, one genomic window encodes:
- the pou2f2b gene encoding POU domain, class 2, transcription factor 2 isoform X4 has translation MFVPLPVPFVFQRATPDLNAWRLKSPLALRSNSDIRMSKPGEAEKVGADSPLEGTDSERNGPESNHQTQSMKACPFPLSPNLSSTKNKMEECADMSPALPSSHGPTPSQTALQHTQLMLTGSQLAGLTALLPAQQQLLLQQAQAQLLAAAVQQSNAAHAAHAAHAAAQANQQAQAAAAANQQAQQQQQQQQQQQQQVGQQTQSQSQGQNTQEQSAQSVPVPPPPSQLTLSQPIQLTAQDIQQLLQLQQLVLVPGHPLPSPAQFLLPQAQQSQQGLLSTPNLIPLPQQNQGSLLSAPTRMGLQAQRDKGVEVSGGGVTTVPSVTSHPEDPSDLEELEQFARTFKQRRIKLGFTQGDVGLAMGKLYGNDFSQTTISRFEALNLSFKNMCKLKPLLEKWLNDAETMSIDSTLPSPSSLSSPSLGFDGVPSRRRKKRTSIETNVRVALERSFMTNQKPTSEEILLIAEQLNMEKEVIRVWFCNRRQKEKRINPSSATPPLPNQPPTAPPAHKPPCYSPHMMSSQMSQAVTSLSSTSVTTMSSVCPLTSSLTSTHPSLSLTHTPLSSTPSPATPPPPPIPPRSTASPANPSHSTLNLNTGLWRMGKKNGDVSNYITDFAANLRNTVMGVNTGMNQALLGNNPLATIQALAASGGHLPLSTLEGGSKVMLGASGGQGGGIPSSLFLNHPALLHIGQNPNAGLVSTTVAKLSQSSPFPSASSISPTPCSPSPCSSPASSCSSSEMAHSPPSLGGAKIE, from the exons ATATCAGGATGTCAAAGCCAGGAGAGGCTGAAAAAGTCGGGGCTGACTCACCATTGGAGGGCACAG ATTCAGAGCGGAATGGACCAGAATCAAATCATCAG ACTCAGTCAATGAAAGCCTGTCCTTTTCCTCTGTCACCAAACCTGAGCAGCACCAAG AATAAGATGGAGGAGTGTGCTGACATGTCCCCAGCCCTCCCTTCCTCTCACGGCCCGACCCCCTCACAGACTGCTctgcaacacacacagctcatGCTGACCGGCTCCCAGTTAGCAGGG TTGACAGCTCTGTTGCCGGCGCAGCAGCAGCTGTTGCTGCAGCAGGCTCAAGCACAGCTCCTGgctgcagctgtgcagcagtCCAATGCAGCCCATGCAGCTCACGCTGCCCACGCAGCCGCCCAAGCCAATCAGCAAGCTcaggcagctgcagcagccaatcagcaagcccagcagcagcagcagcagcaacaacaacaacagcagcaagtgGGGCAGCAGACTCAGTCGCAGTCCCAGGGACAGAATACACAGGAGCAGAGCGCCCAAAGCGTCCCTGTCccacctcctccatcccagCTCACCCTCTCCCAGCCAATCCAGCTCACTGCCCAG GACattcagcagctgctgcagctaCAGCAGCTGGTGTTGGTCCCCGGCCACCCGCTCCCGTCTCCTGCCCAGTTCCTCCTTCCACAGGCACAGCAGAGCCAGCAAG GACTCCTATCGACACCAAATCTTATTCCGCTACCTCAGCAAAACCAAGGGAGCCTGCTCTCTGCTCCGACTAGAATGGGGCTTCAGGCACAG CGAGATAAGGGTGTGGAGGTGAGTGGTGGAGGTGTGACCACGGTGCCTTCCGTGACCTCTCACCCCGAGGACCCCAGTGACCTCGAAGAGCTGGAACAGTTTGCCCGCACTTTCAAACAAAGACGCATCAAACTAGGCTTCACACAG GGAGATGTAGGCTTGGCCATGGGGAAGCTGTACGGCAATGACTTCAGCCAGACCACCATCTCCCGCTTCGAAGCCCTCAACCTGAGCTTTAAGAACATGTGCAAGCTGAAGCCACTGCTGGAGAAGTGGCTGAATGATGCAG AGACCATGTCCATAGACAGCACCCTGCCCAGCCCCAGCTCCCTGTCCTCACCCTCTCTGGGCTTCGACGGCGTTCCCTCGCGCCGCAGAAAGAAGAGAACCAGCATCGAGACGAATGTACGTGTGGCCCTGGAGCGCTCTTTCATGACG AACCAGAAGCCTACCTCAGAGGAGATCCTGCTGATCGCCGAGCAACTCAACATGGAGAAGGAGGTGATCCGGGTCTGGTTCTGCAACCGCAGGCAAAAAGAGAAGCGCATCAACCCGAGCAGTGCCACTCCTCCTCTGCCCAACCAGCCCCCCACAGCCCCACCAGCGCACAAGCCACCCTGCTACAGCCCTCACATG ATGTCCAGCCAGATGTCACAGGCCGTGACGAGTCTCAGCAGCACATCGGTGACCACCATGTCCTCCGTCTGCCCTCTGACTTCCAGcctcacctccacccacccCTCTCTCAGCTTAACCCACACCCCACTCAGCTCCACTCCCTCCCCGGCaactccacctcctccacctaTTCCTCCCCGCAGCACAGCCAGCCCGGCCAACCCCAGCCACAGCACACTCAACCTTAACACAGG CTTATGGCGAATGGGTAAAAAGAATGGTGACGTGTCTAACTATATCACCGATTTTGCTGCAAACCTGAG GAACACTGTGATGGGAGTTAACACAGGGATGAATCAAGCCCTCCTCGGTAACAATCCCCTGGCCACTAtccaag CCCTAGCAGCCAGTGGTGGCCACCTACCTCTTTCCACTCTTGAGGGTGGGAGCAAGGTGATGCTGGGGGCATCCGGGGGTCAAGGTGGGGGCATCCCCTCCTCCCTCTTCCTCAACCACCCCGCCCTCCTCCACATTGGCCAGAATCCCAACGCCGGACTGGTCAGCACCACCGTAGCCAAACTCTCCCAGTCCTCGCCCTTCCCCTCGGCCAGCAGCATCAGCCCCACACCCTGCTCCCCCTCTCCCTGCTCCAGCCCCGCCTCTTCCTGCTCCTCCAGCGAAATGGCACACAGCCCGCCCTCTCTGGGCGGGGCCAAGATCGAGTGA